The DNA segment AGATTCAAGCACTAGAAGTAGGTGGAAAAATATTAATCGAATGGAACAGAGAGAGCTTTGGCTATGTTTAACATACGTTTTCCGAAGTGCCAGCATTGTCTTCAAACCGCGTCAGGATACGAATATGTAATTTTGGTATAAACGAGCACTAATGAAACAAATGAGTTAGATTCACAATGCATATTTGTGGAATTCAAGAGTTACTTACTGTATATtctagaaaaagaaagaaaaaaagaaaaaaacaattattattgATTATTGCTGAATTCAAACTCTTCTTACCTGTCACCGTGTACGGATAGTAGTTCCAGCCCTTctcaataacataaaataccTTAGGGCAAACAGCCTGCAGCCAGTATGGGAGACGGCTAGTTTAAAACATACATAAACGAATAAACATGTTGCATACAATCGGAACCGGCGGTACCGTACCTGGACAAGTGTATCCGTTTCTCGGTGTACTGCCCTTTGCCGTGTTCGGGATCAAAACATTCCTTATTTTCAATCACCTCCACTCCTTCTCCATCATCCGATTGCTCGAGGCTGTGGCGCGCTATCATATAGAGCTGACcaattttatacttaaatgaAGAAAGCCCCGTAGTAATTATGTTATTCATACACAACATTGAGTTAATAATGCAAGATAGTTCTACTCACTTCCTCCACGGTCAGTGGCATGCATATTCGATATTCTTTAATGAGCACCATGCTTTCCTACCCTTGATTACTTAATAAACCGATCTATTCTAATTAACTTTAGCAGGATATATTACACTAATTGTACTTCAATTACAATCTTCGGTGGGTATCAAAACAACGAATGTATTTCCAGCGATTCGTTTGATGTACAGGTAAGATGCGGCTTATATTTTGTAAAAGATTATTTCTTCACTTTTGATGGGGTTTTGAGGGGTTTGACATGGTTCAGATGTTCGCTATCGATTTCTCTGCATTCCCAAGGTGCGTACATCGAGATGACACAGAAATGAATGTCCGTatttaggcccgtgtctgtgctccatcgcatgcgattttatcgcacgtgctgtcaaacgcctTTTCGTAtgatattgcgattatttggatgatattaataatataacgattatgaaaaattaagttgagattgttcctacaaaacaccacacatttagtttgacagataaaatcggatgcggcgtccgacgaaatcaaaaaattttgattccgtcgtacgacgaaatcgcacgtccgacgttatctgtcaaatctcatataaaattttgacaggccttccgataaaatcgcatccgatggagcacagacacgggccttatgCTTAATTAAGATGAATACCATAGTGAATGCAACTGCTTACGtatgaataaaattaataaattaaaaacaaaaacaaacattcgtACATTCGTATCGTAAAAAACTGGAAAGTGTaggttttgttaaaaaaaatgattctcTTATATATGAACCTTGGTTTTCCTAGAATGACAACTACTGTCAAGTGGTGTTAGGGTGACAAAACGTTGATTTTTCATCAGAACAATCCGGCGTTTTTACAATTTACGCCAGGGCCTGGAAACGCTTTCTGTGTATAAAAAGGTATAAAAACTACtgtaaaaaaggtaaaattgcatgttttaaaatgtgtttgcaTTGCAGTTTGATACATCGAACTTCAACATGTGGGATCCTTCGGAGACTACCTTGTATTCCATGATGATGTTCTTGTTTATGGAAACGATCCTGGAGATGTATTTGACGAGGCGCCAGGTAGGATACAGTGATAACCACGTTCAGCACTACGTTGATATCGTTGACCATTATTGCCCTTTACCATCTTCCCGGTGTCGATTTGGTCGAACAGAATCAAGGATTATTGTTTAGGAAACTTTCATTCCGAATCAGCCTTCGGTCGACAGATGCTTAATCGTGTTCCCGGAAATATCCCAAGTCAGCTGAGTTGCATATTTTAGCCTTATTTTGGTCAAAATTATTTAATCCCCTCGGTGAATCTTCTTTAAAGCGTAGCAACTTTGTCCAACTTCTGAGACGTAAATATTGGCTAGTAAATTAAAGGAACCGTTATAGTTGCTACATATAATATCTAGATAAGCTAGACAAAAGGTCAAACGTGTCAGctaaacgaaaaacaaaacgaaatcaGCGTAGCGCGCAACGTGTTCGGTAGTTAAATATGGCCttgcatttaaatttattatgatGATGCATTTCGTTTCAGATAAGTGTTTATAAACAATGTAAGACCGTCCCGAGAGAGCTTCAACATGTGATGAATAGCGATACATTCGAAAAGGCTCGTGTCTACGGATTGGATAAGGCTCACTACGGAATGTTCAAAATGATTGTATGCGATATCGTTATACTACAGCTAGAGCTGTACTTTGGTTTCATGGCCATGGTGTGGGCTCGATCAGTTGAAATAGCCGAAAATATAGGGCTAAATCCAAAAAGCGAGATTCAGGTGGGATGCCTTTTTGCTCTGATACTTAACATTATTGGCATATTTAAGGAAATGCCGTTCAAAATTTATGGTACCTTCGTGCTTGAGGAAAAGCACGgcttcaacaaacaaacagccgGATTCTTCgtgaaagatcaaattaaagCTTTCGTTGTTGCCCAAGCACTGACCATTCCCGTGGCCGCTGCTTTCATATACATTGTTCAAATCGGAGGACAGTACTTCTTCATTTGGTTATGGGCGTTTGTGGCGGTCGTATCGCTAGTACTCATTACCATCTATCCGGTGTACATTGCCCCAATATTTGACAAGTTCCGTCCCCTGGAAGACGGAGAGCTTAAAAAGAGCATTCACGATCTGGCAAGCAGTGTGAAATTTCCTTTGGGCCAACTTTTTGTCGTCGAAGGTTCAAAGCGTTCTGCGCATAGTAACGCTTACTTTACCGGATTGTTTGGAGTGAAACGTATCGTACTCTTTGATACGCTCCTGGTCAACAAAGGATTGCCTGCAGACGACCCTTCGCTTTCCGAGAGCGATAAGGGCAAGGGTTGCAAGAATGAGGAAGTATTAGCTGTACTGGCACATGAACTGGGCCACTGGAAGCTGGGACACGTTGCCAAAAATATTGTGATTATGCAGCTGCAGATGTTCCTGATTTTCCTCGCGTTTTCAAAACTGTTCACTTATGGTCCGCTGTATGAAGCAGTCGGATTACCTGCCGGCGAAAAACCCATACTGATAGGATTCATGGTAATTGTGATGTATGTCCTAGCCCCCTATAATACAATGATCTCGCTCGCCATGACCATCATGTCCAGAAGATTCGAATATCAAGCAGATGGTTTCGCCCAAGAGCTTGGATATGCTGATGAATTGGGCAATGCGCTTATCAAACTGCAACTGGACAACCTTGGGTTTCCGGTGTACGATTGGATGTACTCGGCATGGAATCATTCCCATCCAACTGTGCTTCAGCGCCTTGAACGGTTGAAAAGCTTGAACAAAGAAGGACACAAATCTAAAATCCAATAAGATGGCTGAAAGATCTTATTACCAAACACTTGGATATTGTAATTCCAAGATTTTTCAGTTAATCTTCGAGACGAACGTAAATTACACCATAATTCCGTACAAAATATTTTACCGCGTTTAATCATATAACTTTTGTACATCAACTTTCTGGACTAAAATATGCAGCTTAAATGTGTGTCAGTTTGCATTACATCGCAACCGTTTAGATACTTTGcggaaaaatgtgaaataaaataaataataaatagacGCCGACGTTTCTCAATCTTTTCCTTTGTCGATAAAATatgttcatcatcatcatcatcatcaatagCCACACATTTCTCGTGCGATTTTATTTAAACTAGCTTTGGAGAGCCCATCTCCTTGTACTTTCTTGTCGAGCACAAGACTATACGATGTTTATACCATTTCAATTTTTGAAAGACCTGCGTATAGTAAACGTTTCTTTAGAGAAATCATCACACATAAAGGGCAAAttgaaagagaaagaagaaaagcgcAGAGGCAGtaagagaagaagaaagcagAAAGTTAGAGATAATTGTGTAAATGTGTCTGGTCAGTGCTTACGAACAAAATTAAAAGGTTGCTTTAAAGCCTTACATGGTTACACGATTAATCAACGCGAAAATGGAAACTTAACGGTCtgacaaagaaaaagaatgaCGGCCTGAAGGAAAAGTAGATACACACATGTAAACAATAAAATCGACAACTACTGTTTGATACTACGATATGTAAACTAATTTCTTGCTAACCTGTTTCGCCGTGATACTGGGAAATGCTGAGAATTTCGTTTTCCTCAAGATCGGGCTGCTGGAATTGTTGctcttgctgttgttgtagttgcaCCGCCAGTGATAGGTTCATGCGGGTGTTTGAAATTATCGTGTCACCTGCGTTTCCAGGTGTCAGTGCTACTGGCGGAGGACGTAATCTGGCAGGATCGAGCAGTGATTGCATTTTGGAGTGTTTTTTCACCGGCGTTCGATTTGGTGAAGATTTTCGACTGCTTGAGTAAgatttcaacatttttgtactgagaaaaaacaaaacaaataaaaacgacATTGGAAAAATGTTCAGTGAAACATTACATTATTATGCATATCTTACGCTTCGGACAGTTTCTTGAGCAAGCGTTGGTATGATTGATACTCCTCCTCGCCAAATTCGTTTGGATCATGCCGAGCATGGTCATACCTGCAACGACATTAGGCTAGTTAGTGTCGACACTTGAGTTAGCCTAGCGTAACTCACATATCACAGAACTGATGAATCAGTCGTTGACCGGATCCATTCAGAGGAGCCGCAAGTGTAGTCAGAAGAAACGCCCTCATGCTATCTCTAGGATGCCTGGTAGCCCCGTCCTGTTTGGCGATTTCCCTTTCCAGCTCTTTCACATCATCCACTGCCTTCATGCGCCAGTAGTACGGCGGTAATGTGGTATCAGGtttcaaaatgtatttttcatcGTCTTGCTGCTTATCATCCCAAATGAGTTTTGGTTCGTAGTAAATTTTTTGTATACAGTCGATTCTACGCTCAATTTCCTTTTTGAtggactgcaacaacaaaTGGAAACATAGTTACAGTCTGAATGCGCTCCATAGCCTTCGGTTTACTAAACTTACCTTTTTAGTATCATGTCCAACAGCGACGTGGGGCCCACGTCTTTGTCTGAGCGTAAATCGGACGATCTGGCGCTttgcaaaaatgaaacacattgTAACTCCTAAAACGCCACCACCTATAATCAACACGATCATAACTCCCGACAACTCCTCCATTTCGTTTTGTATATTTTGCGACGCTTGGCTTGAATTCTAGAGCATAATGCACAATGCAACTTATTTCACTGCGCCGATGAAAAATCGATAGGCAGTCTGTGTGAGGTAAAcattttttgcattgtttacTTCGACGGAGTACGATATGATACGATTGACAGTTGGCCAATGTACGTGAACGAACGGATAATATTGAAAAGTTATTGGAAAGCTAATTACAactttgtttttgaaaaataatttactttcatttaaatttaatgataaattaCTTTACTTATTAAGGAAACTCGATAAATTTCAATAGTTTTCGTGATTTTAATGTGATCACGGTGACTACAGAAAAGCTACGATAAACGTCAATGTGCTTTGGTCCAGCCTGGTCATTTTGGCTGTCACGAGATTTGTCACAAAATCCATACAAACAACAAGCGGTGTAAACAAAGCGGGCTTATCCGTATGCCTGAACAAACTGTGCAATGCTAGAACAGAATCAAAAATACGTTGATTGCAATCGGTCTTGAAGCTGTGGTGTGCCTTAAAAAATGACGCCGGAAAAAAATCTTAGACGACCTAAATCTAAAACATGTGAAAAGCTTAAAAACAGTAAAACTATGGAAAATGAAAGTTCCAGTGCGGCATCTACCTCATCTCCTGAAAATGCATCAAGCAGGCACTTGGCTGATTTCGTGGACGGCATCAATTCTGCCAAACAATCCACACCCTTGGCACCGGCCTCGTTACAAGGCACTGCAAACAAACGACAGCTACGAAGAAAAAGGTAAATGTGTTTAATTCATTGTAGATGTAGTGgcatttacaaaacaaatgtaAACCCATTTCAGGCGAAGAATTTCGTTATCCGAAGAGGATAAAGAACTGTTTGACAAAAACTTTGAAGAATCAATACAAACTGCAGCAGTTAAAAATAATCTTACTTCGATGTGTGTCAAAAAGCTGTTAAAGGTAAGGTTTTGTGACTAAGGCTAGCGACAGAAAATGAACACTTTAAATTTTGCAGAACATTGTTGCTAACGATCATGTGTTCGCTATGGTTTTGCTGAAGGAGGAAGAGGATACTCAGAAATTAAAAGAAGATGTCAGTAAAGCATCAAAATCGGTGAGTCATgaagatgacgatgatgatgatgatgatgatgatgatgatgatgatgatgagaaaGTGCAACCTGAGCCCAAACTGACACGCTTAAAGGCAAAGCAGCTGAAGCAAATACCTTTGCCGATTGCTTCGCTCAACGAACCAATCCCTGATGATGAGGTGGCGGCTTTGATCCGCGAAGAGTTAAATTcagacgatgacgatgaggaGTATAAGCCAACAGAGGACGAAATTGTCTCCGATGATGATCCAAATACCACTGTGTCGGATGTCGATTCGCAACCCAGAACGCCAGCATCAGTGGCTTCTGTTGTTGATCCGGATAATGAACCGTACGTTCGGTATACTAAAGATGGTCTGTTTAAGATTCCAAAACCTCGAAACGATAGCCAATGCTCGCAATCtgagcaggagcaggagcaaGAAAATATTGCATTACGAACTCGGTCCAAGTTATGCTTAACAACGACTACAATTGAAACACTG comes from the Anopheles coluzzii chromosome 2, AcolN3, whole genome shotgun sequence genome and includes:
- the LOC120948344 gene encoding protein C1orf43 homolog isoform X2, yielding MEELSGVMIVLIIGGGVLGVTMCFIFAKRQIVRFTLRQRRGPHVAVGHDTKKSIKKEIERRIDCIQKIYYEPKLIWDDKQQDDEKYILKPDTTLPPYYWRMKAVDDVKELEREIAKQDGATRHPRDSMRAFLLTTLAAPLNGSGQRLIHQFCDMYDHARHDPNEFGEEEYQSYQRLLKKLSEATKMLKSYSSSRKSSPNRTPVKKHSKMQSLLDPARLRPPPVALTPGNAGDTIISNTRMNLSLAVQLQQQQEQQFQQPDLEENEILSISQYHGETGRHSFSLSDR
- the LOC120948344 gene encoding protein C1orf43 homolog isoform X3; its protein translation is MEELSGVMIVLIIGGGVLGVTMCFIFAKRQIVRFTLRQRRGPHVAVGHDTKKSIKKEIERRIDCIQKIYYEPKLIWDDKQQDDEKYILKPDTTLPPYYWRMKAVDDVKELEREIAKQDGATRHPRDSMRAFLLTTLAAPLNGSGQRLIHQFCDMYDHARHDPNEFGEEEYQSYQRLLKKLSEATKMLKSYSSSRKSSPNRTPVKKHSKMQSLLDPARLRPPPVALTPGNAGDTIISNTRMNLSLAVQLQQQQEQQFQQPDLEENEILSISQYHGETGLSKIEMV
- the LOC120948344 gene encoding protein C1orf43 homolog isoform X1, which translates into the protein MEELSGVMIVLIIGGGVLGVTMCFIFAKRQIVRFTLRQRRGPHVAVGHDTKKSIKKEIERRIDCIQKIYYEPKLIWDDKQQDDEKYILKPDTTLPPYYWRMKAVDDVKELEREIAKQDGATRHPRDSMRAFLLTTLAAPLNGSGQRLIHQFCDMYDHARHDPNEFGEEEYQSYQRLLKKLSEATKMLKSYSSSRKSSPNRTPVKKHSKMQSLLDPARLRPPPVALTPGNAGDTIISNTRMNLSLAVQLQQQQEQQFQQPDLEENEILSISQYHGETETFTIRRSFKN
- the LOC120948338 gene encoding CAAX prenyl protease 1 homolog; the protein is MWDPSETTLYSMMMFLFMETILEMYLTRRQISVYKQCKTVPRELQHVMNSDTFEKARVYGLDKAHYGMFKMIVCDIVILQLELYFGFMAMVWARSVEIAENIGLNPKSEIQVGCLFALILNIIGIFKEMPFKIYGTFVLEEKHGFNKQTAGFFVKDQIKAFVVAQALTIPVAAAFIYIVQIGGQYFFIWLWAFVAVVSLVLITIYPVYIAPIFDKFRPLEDGELKKSIHDLASSVKFPLGQLFVVEGSKRSAHSNAYFTGLFGVKRIVLFDTLLVNKGLPADDPSLSESDKGKGCKNEEVLAVLAHELGHWKLGHVAKNIVIMQLQMFLIFLAFSKLFTYGPLYEAVGLPAGEKPILIGFMVIVMYVLAPYNTMISLAMTIMSRRFEYQADGFAQELGYADELGNALIKLQLDNLGFPVYDWMYSAWNHSHPTVLQRLERLKSLNKEGHKSKIQ